The following are encoded together in the Paludisphaera mucosa genome:
- the msrA gene encoding peptide-methionine (S)-S-oxide reductase MsrA: MSTLHRAWVFGLAFGLALVAGVARGQDGKAAEGSKDAPKAEGKDDPASKKDDAGKARPARPKLEEATFGGGCFWCTEAVFERIPGVKSVVSGYSGGNVPNPTYEMVSTGLTGHAEVIEIAFDPSVISFDHLLDYFWMAHDPTTIDSQGPDHGTQYRSIILYHNEEQKEIAAKTIKDLNAKRGRKSPIVTQVVPFEAFYPAEDYHQDFARNNPYHGYVETYITPKMYKLRSKLKAEAQSKKAEAEPKPK, encoded by the coding sequence ATGAGCACGCTTCATCGGGCTTGGGTCTTCGGCCTGGCGTTCGGCCTGGCGCTCGTCGCGGGGGTCGCGCGGGGGCAGGACGGCAAGGCGGCGGAAGGATCGAAAGACGCGCCCAAGGCCGAGGGCAAGGACGATCCCGCTTCGAAGAAGGACGACGCCGGGAAGGCCCGGCCGGCCCGGCCGAAGCTGGAGGAGGCGACCTTCGGCGGCGGCTGCTTCTGGTGCACCGAGGCGGTCTTCGAGCGGATCCCGGGCGTGAAGTCGGTCGTCTCGGGCTACTCGGGCGGGAACGTGCCGAACCCGACGTACGAGATGGTCTCCACCGGCCTGACCGGCCACGCCGAGGTGATCGAGATCGCCTTCGACCCGAGCGTCATCTCGTTCGACCACCTTCTCGACTATTTCTGGATGGCCCACGACCCGACCACGATCGATTCCCAGGGGCCCGACCACGGAACCCAGTATCGCTCGATCATCCTCTATCACAACGAGGAGCAGAAGGAGATCGCGGCGAAGACCATCAAGGACCTGAACGCCAAGCGCGGGCGGAAGTCGCCGATCGTCACCCAGGTCGTCCCGTTCGAGGCCTTCTACCCCGCCGAGGACTACCACCAGGACTTCGCCCGCAACAACCCCTACCACGGCTACGTCGAGACCTACATCACGCCCAAGATGTACAAGCTCCGTTCCAAGCTGAAGGCGGAGGCGCAGTCGAAGAAGGCGGAGGCCGAGCCGAAGCCGAAGTGA
- a CDS encoding KdsC family phosphatase translates to MTPPASRSAAIPADLEARCAAIELLAVDVDGVLTDGRIIVDDAGVESKNFYVRDGLGFVLWHRVGKTSAILSGRRAAVVDRRAAELKIHRVVQGIADKGEALRALLAETGAGAGQVCYVGDDLIDLPALRAVGLAACPADAVDEVRAAAHLTTRSTGGSGVIREIVEVILKAQGLWHVACGSYLSPAT, encoded by the coding sequence ATGACGCCCCCGGCAAGCCGATCGGCCGCGATCCCGGCCGACCTCGAAGCGCGGTGCGCGGCGATCGAGCTGCTGGCGGTCGACGTCGACGGCGTCCTGACCGACGGCCGGATCATCGTCGACGACGCCGGCGTCGAGTCGAAGAACTTCTACGTCCGCGACGGCCTGGGCTTCGTGCTCTGGCACCGGGTCGGCAAGACGTCGGCCATCCTCTCGGGCCGCCGGGCCGCGGTCGTCGACCGCCGCGCCGCCGAGCTCAAAATCCACCGCGTCGTCCAGGGGATCGCCGACAAGGGCGAGGCGCTCCGCGCGTTGCTGGCCGAGACCGGCGCGGGGGCGGGGCAGGTGTGCTACGTCGGCGACGACCTGATCGACCTGCCGGCCCTGCGGGCCGTCGGCCTGGCGGCCTGCCCGGCCGACGCCGTCGACGAGGTCCGGGCCGCGGCCCACCTCACGACCCGCTCGACCGGCGGGAGCGGCGTGATCCGCGAGATCGTCGAGGTGATCTTGAAGGCTCAGGGGCTGTGGCACGTCGCTTGCGGTTCGTACCTTTCGCCGGCGACGTGA
- a CDS encoding KpsF/GutQ family sugar-phosphate isomerase — protein MATISEATTVPETEAEALAFARRVLRDEAAALAGVRERLDGSIVRAARLVYQCQGGVIVTGMGKAGLVGQKTAATFASTGTRAYPLHPGEAVHGDMGRIRDGDVVVAFSQSGETEELLRILPSVRRIGARLVAVTERASSSLGRAADVCIAMGPIAEACPLGLAPSASTTAMMAVGDALALLVSRMRDFTPEDFALNHPAGTLGRRLTRVEDVMRTGRDVRTATPGETVRQVFVRLAGPRRRSGAVLVRDDQDRLLGIFTDSDLVRLFEKRREAELDRPIGEVMTANPFRATAGAMLGEAVELMKGRKISELPVVDREGRLLGLIDVTDLIGTSPEDFEE, from the coding sequence ATGGCGACGATCTCGGAAGCGACCACGGTCCCGGAGACGGAGGCCGAGGCCCTGGCGTTCGCCCGCCGGGTCCTGCGGGACGAGGCCGCGGCGCTGGCCGGCGTCCGCGAGCGGCTCGACGGCTCGATCGTGCGGGCGGCCCGATTGGTCTACCAGTGCCAGGGGGGCGTGATCGTCACCGGCATGGGCAAGGCGGGCCTGGTGGGGCAGAAGACGGCCGCGACGTTCGCGTCGACCGGCACGCGGGCCTACCCGCTGCACCCCGGCGAGGCCGTCCACGGCGACATGGGGCGGATCCGCGACGGCGACGTCGTCGTCGCCTTCTCGCAGAGCGGCGAGACCGAGGAATTGCTGCGGATCCTGCCCTCGGTGCGGCGGATCGGCGCGCGGCTGGTCGCCGTCACCGAACGCGCGAGCAGCTCGCTGGGGCGGGCGGCCGACGTCTGCATCGCGATGGGCCCGATCGCCGAGGCCTGCCCGCTGGGCCTGGCCCCGTCGGCCAGCACGACGGCGATGATGGCCGTCGGCGACGCGCTCGCGCTGCTGGTCTCGCGGATGCGCGACTTCACCCCCGAGGACTTCGCGCTCAATCATCCGGCGGGGACGCTCGGGCGGCGGCTGACGCGGGTCGAGGACGTGATGCGTACCGGCCGCGACGTCCGCACGGCGACCCCCGGCGAGACCGTCCGCCAGGTGTTCGTCCGCCTGGCCGGGCCGCGGCGCCGCTCGGGCGCGGTGCTCGTCCGCGACGACCAGGACAGGCTGCTGGGCATCTTCACGGACAGCGACCTGGTGCGGCTCTTCGAGAAGCGCCGGGAGGCCGAGCTGGACCGGCCGATCGGCGAGGTCATGACCGCGAACCCGTTCCGCGCCACGGCGGGCGCGATGCTGGGCGAGGCGGTCGAGCTGATGAAGGGTCGCAAGATCAGCGAACTCCCCGTCGTCGACCGGGAGGGCCGGCTCCTGGGCCTGATCGACGTGACCGACCTGATCGGGACGTCCCCCGAGGACTTCGAGGAGTGA
- a CDS encoding lysoplasmalogenase — protein sequence MTFRRGGLEPAAAVAAAVVYGLGASTSIAGWSPPPWAWVAVKMVPALALAAYTARRLGESGRPVAVGLAWHGLGDGLLELGPALFLAGLGAFLVGHLFYAEAFARRLGRLRETPAWRKLAAVGTIGASVGVLVAIRPALSGPPAVAVPIYAVTLAATTVLALLGRWRRPWVVLGTLLFLASDACLGLRLFGPSTLHGAGLAVWPTYAAAQFLIATGYVAEVRDERWIGRRGDRGWNPPRSRRQCSWTRVRRRGPDRTSS from the coding sequence ATGACGTTCAGGCGAGGTGGATTGGAGCCGGCGGCGGCCGTCGCGGCTGCAGTCGTCTACGGACTGGGCGCGTCGACGTCGATCGCGGGCTGGAGCCCGCCGCCCTGGGCGTGGGTCGCCGTGAAGATGGTCCCCGCCCTGGCCCTGGCGGCCTACACGGCGAGGCGGCTGGGGGAGTCGGGCCGGCCGGTCGCGGTGGGTCTGGCCTGGCATGGGCTCGGGGACGGCCTCCTGGAACTCGGCCCCGCCCTCTTCCTCGCCGGCCTGGGGGCGTTCCTGGTCGGGCATCTCTTCTACGCGGAAGCCTTCGCCCGGCGGTTGGGCCGGCTCCGCGAGACGCCGGCATGGCGGAAATTGGCCGCGGTCGGGACGATCGGCGCGTCGGTCGGCGTCCTGGTCGCGATCCGTCCCGCCCTGTCGGGCCCGCCGGCCGTCGCGGTCCCGATCTACGCCGTCACGCTCGCGGCCACGACCGTGCTGGCGCTCCTCGGCCGCTGGCGGCGCCCCTGGGTGGTCCTGGGCACCCTGCTCTTCCTGGCCTCCGACGCCTGCCTCGGCCTGCGTCTCTTCGGCCCGAGCACCCTCCACGGGGCCGGCCTCGCCGTCTGGCCGACGTACGCCGCGGCGCAATTCCTGATCGCCACGGGCTATGTCGCGGAGGTCCGCGACGAGCGGTGGATCGGTCGCCGCGGAGATCGGGGCTGGAATCCGCCGCGATCTCGGCGACAATGCTCCTGGACGCGCGTTCGTCGTCGCGGGCCGGATCGAACGTCTTCATGA
- a CDS encoding exosortase-dependent surface protein XDP2, whose translation MISSPATAFRRSAFTLAAVAVAVAAPARGDSIRAVSGFTSVASGNATTGNRAFIETGFVGTSSTLTAADIDTFKSGTLVNSSGTYNWNDVVPSDFGDGNLYPQNPDRGDTATPFPSENLGGAKLSEVFEPKNLAYLLDGESDVSWTLDLRYAPGMGVFADGDSSTMELFLLERGANSILGVQAIRTDGSLTDAVLLNFRTGTGSDYGVARNGGLTDYELDTLEIDGAQAVSGIGLDLGAFGLTAGQAVIGYRFFAQADTPSLHFDGPDFLGFVGTVHAQAVPEPASLALAGIGAAGVAIAALRRRRNDV comes from the coding sequence TTGATTTCCTCGCCCGCCACCGCCTTCCGACGTTCCGCGTTCACCCTCGCCGCCGTCGCCGTCGCCGTCGCCGCCCCGGCGCGGGGCGACTCGATCCGCGCCGTCAGCGGCTTCACGTCCGTGGCCTCGGGCAACGCGACGACCGGGAACCGCGCCTTCATCGAGACCGGCTTCGTCGGCACCTCCTCGACGCTGACGGCCGCCGACATCGACACGTTCAAGAGCGGCACGCTCGTCAACAGCAGCGGCACGTACAACTGGAACGACGTCGTCCCCAGCGACTTCGGCGACGGCAACCTCTACCCCCAGAACCCCGACCGCGGCGACACCGCCACCCCGTTCCCGTCCGAGAACCTGGGCGGGGCCAAGCTGTCCGAGGTGTTCGAGCCCAAGAACCTCGCCTACCTGCTCGACGGCGAGTCGGACGTGAGCTGGACGCTCGACCTGCGCTACGCCCCCGGGATGGGCGTCTTCGCCGACGGCGACTCCTCGACGATGGAGCTGTTCCTGCTGGAGCGCGGGGCCAACAGCATCCTCGGCGTGCAGGCCATCCGCACGGACGGCAGCCTGACCGACGCCGTGCTGCTGAACTTCCGCACCGGGACGGGCTCCGACTACGGCGTCGCCCGCAACGGGGGCCTGACCGACTACGAGCTCGACACGCTGGAGATCGACGGGGCGCAGGCCGTGTCGGGCATCGGCCTGGACCTGGGGGCCTTCGGCCTGACGGCGGGCCAGGCCGTCATCGGCTACCGCTTCTTCGCCCAGGCCGACACCCCGTCGCTCCACTTCGACGGTCCCGACTTCCTGGGCTTCGTCGGCACCGTGCACGCCCAGGCCGTCCCCGAGCCGGCCAGCCTCGCCCTCGCGGGCATCGGCGCCGCCGGCGTCGCGATCGCCGCGCTTCGCCGCCGCCGCAACGACGTCTGA
- a CDS encoding S53 family peptidase, with product MNMLRRRSLARRPRRDSRGLQVRLESLETRTVLSTTTILPSLAAYLSTLSTSTDSSATTMGPAVTNPTPAASALSPSALLSAYGFSGSSTAGLGTTIAIVGAYDNPTIQADLAAFSSYYGLAAASLTVVNQYGQTTNLPKADAGWSLETAMDVEWAHAAAPGARIVLVEAASASASDLMTAVQTASKLANVVSMSWGGGEWTGQTAYDTASYFANSNVTFVAASGDDGGASGVSWPASSPYVLSVGGTTLSTSGSESGWSASGSLWTGYSGSTGGVSRVESLPTYQASALGTRAASGRVVPDVASDANPSTGLAVYSTASGLGRSGWFQLGGTSAGAPVWAGLIADADQARAAAGKAALGSSQTLTLLYSLYGTSTSRSSSYAAAFHDVTSGSNFAGAATSGYDVVTGLGSPNASVIISAAAGYTAKATTVTTTPAAPVRVVRPRARARAHDIDDSSTATAATTADPTATAVAIATTIGTTATSTTATIAPPAATTAAGAGVTTILAAAATPAALPNQSLSATAPWTAASDDSELETPPAPPATESTPTPPQAAEEPEAQAPPAQDEAPEPTDAVPDRDPKDAAPAADPADEMEAWDEALAEVRIARPAAAEPGIVRATEDEEEGGGAPGMTITLGSAAFLWHQSIRNRARRDDDRRRFVPPVPSPN from the coding sequence ATGAACATGCTGCGCCGCCGGTCCCTCGCGCGCCGTCCCCGCCGCGATTCCCGAGGGCTTCAGGTCCGCCTGGAATCGCTCGAAACCCGCACGGTGCTCTCGACGACCACGATCCTGCCGAGCCTCGCCGCCTACCTCTCGACGCTGAGCACGTCGACCGATTCGAGCGCGACGACGATGGGCCCCGCGGTCACCAACCCGACGCCGGCCGCGTCGGCGCTCTCGCCTTCGGCCTTGCTGAGCGCCTACGGCTTCAGCGGGTCGTCGACGGCCGGGCTGGGGACGACGATCGCGATCGTGGGGGCCTACGACAACCCGACGATCCAGGCCGACCTGGCGGCCTTCAGCAGCTATTACGGCCTGGCCGCCGCCTCGCTGACGGTCGTGAACCAGTACGGCCAGACGACGAACCTGCCGAAGGCCGACGCCGGCTGGTCGCTGGAGACGGCCATGGACGTCGAGTGGGCCCACGCGGCCGCGCCGGGGGCCCGGATCGTCCTGGTCGAGGCCGCCTCGGCGAGCGCCTCGGACCTGATGACGGCCGTGCAGACGGCGTCGAAGCTGGCCAACGTGGTCTCGATGAGCTGGGGCGGGGGCGAGTGGACGGGCCAGACCGCGTACGACACGGCGTCGTACTTCGCCAACTCCAACGTCACGTTCGTGGCGGCCTCGGGCGACGACGGCGGGGCCTCGGGCGTGTCGTGGCCGGCCAGCTCGCCCTACGTTTTGAGCGTCGGCGGCACGACGCTGTCGACGTCGGGCTCGGAGTCGGGCTGGAGCGCGTCGGGGTCGCTCTGGACCGGTTACAGCGGCAGCACCGGCGGCGTGAGCCGCGTCGAGTCGCTGCCGACCTACCAGGCGAGCGCCCTCGGGACGCGGGCGGCCAGCGGCCGGGTGGTCCCCGACGTGGCGTCGGACGCCAACCCGAGCACCGGCCTGGCGGTCTACTCCACGGCGAGCGGCCTGGGCCGGTCCGGGTGGTTCCAGCTCGGCGGCACCAGCGCCGGGGCCCCGGTCTGGGCGGGCCTGATCGCCGACGCCGACCAGGCCCGCGCGGCGGCCGGCAAGGCCGCGCTCGGGTCCAGCCAGACGCTGACGCTGCTCTACAGCCTGTACGGCACGTCGACCTCGCGGTCGTCGAGCTACGCGGCGGCCTTCCACGACGTCACGTCGGGGAGCAACTTCGCCGGCGCTGCGACGAGCGGATACGACGTCGTCACGGGCCTGGGCTCGCCGAACGCCTCCGTCATCATCTCGGCCGCGGCCGGCTACACCGCCAAGGCGACCACCGTGACCACGACGCCCGCGGCCCCGGTCCGGGTCGTCCGCCCCCGCGCCCGGGCTCGCGCCCACGACATCGACGACTCGTCCACGGCGACCGCCGCGACGACCGCCGACCCCACCGCCACGGCCGTCGCGATCGCCACGACGATCGGCACGACCGCCACGAGCACGACCGCGACCATCGCCCCGCCGGCGGCGACGACCGCGGCCGGCGCGGGCGTGACGACGATCCTCGCGGCCGCCGCGACGCCCGCCGCCTTGCCCAACCAGTCGCTCTCGGCGACCGCCCCCTGGACCGCCGCCTCCGACGATTCCGAGCTCGAAACGCCGCCCGCACCCCCGGCGACCGAATCGACGCCGACCCCGCCGCAGGCGGCCGAGGAGCCCGAAGCCCAGGCCCCCCCGGCGCAGGACGAGGCGCCGGAGCCGACCGACGCCGTCCCCGACCGCGACCCCAAGGACGCCGCGCCCGCGGCCGACCCCGCCGACGAGATGGAGGCGTGGGACGAGGCCCTCGCCGAGGTCCGGATCGCGCGGCCGGCCGCCGCCGAGCCGGGGATCGTCCGCGCGACCGAAGACGAGGAAGAGGGCGGCGGCGCCCCCGGCATGACGATCACGCTCGGATCGGCCGCCTTCCTCTGGCATCAGAGCATCCGGAATCGGGCCCGGCGCGACGACGACCGCCGCCGGTTCGTCCCCCCCGTGCCGTCGCCGAATTGA
- a CDS encoding RNA polymerase sigma factor → MSRCEDPESRFKSWLDEHGGAVSKVARAYTFTNEDRQDLVQEILLQVWRSLPQFQGRAGAATWIYRVALNTALAWRRREHRRQGPRRSIVEIEDLSVAGPDGPQQALQREVVERLYVAIRRLPKTDAALVLLYLDDLGYRQIAEVLGISESNVGVKLNRAKRALSELMKEDSRGP, encoded by the coding sequence GTGAGTCGCTGTGAAGACCCGGAATCGCGTTTCAAGAGCTGGCTCGACGAGCACGGCGGCGCCGTGTCGAAGGTGGCACGCGCCTATACGTTCACGAACGAGGATCGCCAGGACCTGGTCCAGGAGATCCTGCTCCAGGTCTGGCGGTCCTTGCCGCAGTTCCAGGGCCGCGCCGGCGCAGCGACCTGGATCTATCGCGTCGCGCTGAACACCGCGCTCGCCTGGCGCCGCAGGGAACACCGCCGCCAGGGGCCTCGACGATCGATCGTCGAGATCGAGGACCTATCGGTCGCCGGCCCGGACGGCCCCCAGCAGGCTCTTCAGCGCGAGGTCGTCGAACGGCTCTACGTCGCGATCCGCCGGCTGCCGAAGACCGATGCGGCGCTCGTCCTGCTCTACCTGGACGACCTCGGCTATCGCCAGATCGCCGAGGTGCTGGGGATCTCCGAGAGCAACGTCGGCGTGAAGCTGAACCGTGCGAAAAGAGCCCTGAGCGAACTGATGAAGGAGGATTCCCGTGGACCCTGA